In Solenopsis invicta isolate M01_SB chromosome 13, UNIL_Sinv_3.0, whole genome shotgun sequence, one DNA window encodes the following:
- the LOC105201346 gene encoding uncharacterized protein LOC105201346 isoform X1 yields the protein MCIIIHKKKNKYKLRKKITDYSTFHQRNMSNCEALNRPIENSIKGKLEAALKPLHCNVINESYMHNVPKNSETHFKVVVVSEKFDKQPLIKRHRMINQLLQAELQGGVHALSIVVSNSYYLLINPSLLARDKNYDLLKIGKQIYIVIYCLRQKHQSNGRQAIKRWLRVLFAGVVLENSVVLQFSN from the exons ATGTGCatcattattcataaaaaaaaaaataaatataaattaagaaaaaaaataacagattaCAGTACATTTCATCAGCGAAACATGAGCAATTGCGAAGCACTGAATAGACCTATAGAGAATTCGATCAAAGGAAAGTTGGAAGCTGCACTGAAACCCCTTCATTGTAACGTCATTAATGAGTCCTATATGCACAATGTTCCCAAGAATTCTGAGACACACTTTAAGGTAGTGGTTGTATCAGAGAAATTTGATAAGCAACCGTTGATCAAG cgACACCGGATGATAAACCAATTGCTGCAAGCGGAACTGCAAGGAGGCGTACACGCTCTATCAATTGTAGTAAGtaatagttattatttattaattaatccttcATTATTAGCGCGAGACAAGAATTATGACCTGTTGAAAATAGGTAAACAAATCTATATTGTTATCTATTGTCTAAGGCAAAAACACCAGAGCAATGGGAGGCAAGCAATAAAACGGTGGCTGCGAGTCCTGTTTGCAGGGGTGGTTTTGGAAAATAGTGTCGTATTACAATTtagcaattaa
- the LOC105201346 gene encoding uncharacterized protein LOC105201346 isoform X5 yields MCIIIHKKKNKYKLRKKITDYSTFHQRNMSNCEALNRPIENSIKGKLEAALKPLHCNVINESYMHNVPKNSETHFKVVVVSEKFDKQPLIKTPDASVENSALTIATYHRGQN; encoded by the exons ATGTGCatcattattcataaaaaaaaaaataaatataaattaagaaaaaaaataacagattaCAGTACATTTCATCAGCGAAACATGAGCAATTGCGAAGCACTGAATAGACCTATAGAGAATTCGATCAAAGGAAAGTTGGAAGCTGCACTGAAACCCCTTCATTGTAACGTCATTAATGAGTCCTATATGCACAATGTTCCCAAGAATTCTGAGACACACTTTAAGGTAGTGGTTGTATCAGAGAAATTTGATAAGCAACCGTTGATCAAG acTCCTGACGCCTCAGTCGAGAACTCGGCGTTAACGATAGCAACGTACCatcgcggacaaaattaa
- the LOC105201346 gene encoding bolA-like protein DDB_G0274169 isoform X3, with product MCIIIHKKKNKYKLRKKITDYSTFHQRNMSNCEALNRPIENSIKGKLEAALKPLHCNVINESYMHNVPKNSETHFKVVVVSEKFDKQPLIKRHRMINQLLQAELQGGVHALSIVAKTPEQWEASNKTVAASPVCRGGFGK from the exons ATGTGCatcattattcataaaaaaaaaaataaatataaattaagaaaaaaaataacagattaCAGTACATTTCATCAGCGAAACATGAGCAATTGCGAAGCACTGAATAGACCTATAGAGAATTCGATCAAAGGAAAGTTGGAAGCTGCACTGAAACCCCTTCATTGTAACGTCATTAATGAGTCCTATATGCACAATGTTCCCAAGAATTCTGAGACACACTTTAAGGTAGTGGTTGTATCAGAGAAATTTGATAAGCAACCGTTGATCAAG cgACACCGGATGATAAACCAATTGCTGCAAGCGGAACTGCAAGGAGGCGTACACGCTCTATCAATTGTA GCAAAAACACCAGAGCAATGGGAGGCAAGCAATAAAACGGTGGCTGCGAGTCCTGTTTGCAGGGGTGGTTTTGGAAAATAG
- the LOC105201346 gene encoding bolA-like protein 1 isoform X2 gives MHKARLLKLILRKDYSTFHQRNMSNCEALNRPIENSIKGKLEAALKPLHCNVINESYMHNVPKNSETHFKVVVVSEKFDKQPLIKRHRMINQLLQAELQGGVHALSIVVSNSYYLLINPSLLARDKNYDLLKIGKQIYIVIYCLRQKHQSNGRQAIKRWLRVLFAGVVLENSVVLQFSN, from the exons attaCAGTACATTTCATCAGCGAAACATGAGCAATTGCGAAGCACTGAATAGACCTATAGAGAATTCGATCAAAGGAAAGTTGGAAGCTGCACTGAAACCCCTTCATTGTAACGTCATTAATGAGTCCTATATGCACAATGTTCCCAAGAATTCTGAGACACACTTTAAGGTAGTGGTTGTATCAGAGAAATTTGATAAGCAACCGTTGATCAAG cgACACCGGATGATAAACCAATTGCTGCAAGCGGAACTGCAAGGAGGCGTACACGCTCTATCAATTGTAGTAAGtaatagttattatttattaattaatccttcATTATTAGCGCGAGACAAGAATTATGACCTGTTGAAAATAGGTAAACAAATCTATATTGTTATCTATTGTCTAAGGCAAAAACACCAGAGCAATGGGAGGCAAGCAATAAAACGGTGGCTGCGAGTCCTGTTTGCAGGGGTGGTTTTGGAAAATAGTGTCGTATTACAATTtagcaattaa
- the LOC105201346 gene encoding bolA-like protein DDB_G0274169 isoform X4 yields the protein MHKARLLKLILRKDYSTFHQRNMSNCEALNRPIENSIKGKLEAALKPLHCNVINESYMHNVPKNSETHFKVVVVSEKFDKQPLIKRHRMINQLLQAELQGGVHALSIVAKTPEQWEASNKTVAASPVCRGGFGK from the exons attaCAGTACATTTCATCAGCGAAACATGAGCAATTGCGAAGCACTGAATAGACCTATAGAGAATTCGATCAAAGGAAAGTTGGAAGCTGCACTGAAACCCCTTCATTGTAACGTCATTAATGAGTCCTATATGCACAATGTTCCCAAGAATTCTGAGACACACTTTAAGGTAGTGGTTGTATCAGAGAAATTTGATAAGCAACCGTTGATCAAG cgACACCGGATGATAAACCAATTGCTGCAAGCGGAACTGCAAGGAGGCGTACACGCTCTATCAATTGTA GCAAAAACACCAGAGCAATGGGAGGCAAGCAATAAAACGGTGGCTGCGAGTCCTGTTTGCAGGGGTGGTTTTGGAAAATAG